The following nucleotide sequence is from Pseudomonas sp. S09G 359.
CAACATGAACGCCATGGTCGGCCTGTGCGCACCGGGCAAGTTCGGCGGCGACGTGTCCCACCTGAACCTGCACAAGACCTTCTGCATCCCCCACGGCGGCGGCGGCCCGGGCGTTGGCCCGATTGGCGTCAAATCGCACCTCACTCCATTCCTGCCGGGCCACGCGGCCATGGAGCGCAAGGAAGGCGCGGTGTGCGCGGCGCCGTTCGGCAGCGCAAGCATTCTGCCGATCACCTGGATGTACATCAGCATGATGGGCGGCGCGGGCCTCAAGCGCGCTTCGCAGTTGGCGATCCTGAATGCCAACTACATTTCCCGTCGCCTCGAGGAGCACTACCCCGTGCTCTACACCGGCAGCAACGGCCTGGTGGCGCACGAATGCATCCTGGATCTGCGCCCGTTGAAAGACAGCAGCGGCATCAGCGTGGATGACGTGGCCAAACGCCTGATCGACTTCGGTTTCCATGCGCCAACCATGTCGTTCCCGGTCGCGGGCACGCTGATGATCGAGCCGACCGAAAGCGAATCCAAAGAGGAACTGGACCGCTTCTGCGACGCGATGATCGCCATCCGCGAAGAGATCCGCGCAGTGGAAAACGGCACGTTGGACAAGGACGACAACCCGCTGAAAAACGCCCCGCACACCGCCGCCGAACTGGTGGGCGAATGGAGCCACCCGTACAGCCGTGAGCAAGCGGTGTACCCGGTTGCCTCGTTGATCGAAGGCAAGTACTGGCCGCCAGTTGGCCGCGTCGACAACGTGTTTGGCGACCGCAACCTGGTGTGTGCGTGCCCGTCGATCGAGAGCTACGCATAACGCGATGAATGTGGGAGCTGGCTTGTGTGGGAGCTGGCTTGCCTGCGATAGCATCACCTCTGTCTACCTGATAGACCGAGGTGCCTGCATCGCGGGCAAGCCCGGCTCCCACACAGTCCTCCTCCACCATTTAACCGAGTACACCTTCAAAAATAATAAGAAACCGGAGAACAACCATGTCCCTTAGCGTGTTCGACCTGTTCAAGATTGGCATCGGCCCTTCCAGCTCCCACACCGTCGGCCCGATGCGCGCCGCTGCCCGTTTTGTTGAAGGCCTCAAGCGTGACAACCTGCTTGGCGCCACCACTGGCATCAAGGTCGAACTCTATGGTTCGCTGGGCGCCACCGGCAAAGGTCACGGTAGCGACAAGGCCGTATTGCTGGGCCTGGAAGGCGAACACCCGGACACCGTAAACACTGAAACCGTGGCCACGCGCCTGGCGCAGATGCGCAAGGACGGTCGCTTGAACCTGCTCGGCGAACACAGCATTGCGTTCAACGAGAAAGAACACCTGGCGATGATTCGCAAACCATTGGCCTACCACCCCAACGGCATGATTTTTCGTGCCTTCGACGCCGCCAATATTCAGATCCGCAGCCGCGAGTACTACTCGGTCGGCGGCGGTTTTGTAGTCGACGAAGACGCTGCCGGCGCCGACCGGATTGTCGAAGACGCCACGCCCCTGACCTTTCCCTTCAAACACGCCAAGGACTTGCTCGGGCATTGCACCACTTACGGGCTGTCCATCAGCCAAGTGATGCTGACCAATGAAAGCGCCTGGCGCCCGGAAGCCGAAACCCGTGCCGGCCTACTGAAGATCTGGCAAGTGATGCAGGACTGCGTCGACGCCGGCTGTCGCAACGAAGGGATTTTGCCCGGTGGCTTGAAGGTCAAGCGCCGTGCCGCCGCCCTGCATCGCCAACTGTGCAAGCACCCGGAGTCGGCCCTGCGCGACCCGTTGTCGGTGCTCGATTGGGTCAACCTGTACGCGCTGGCGGTCAATGAAGAAAACGCCAACGGCGGGCGCGTGGTCACGGCGCCCACCAACGGCGCCGCCGGGATCGTGCCGGCGGTGCTGCATTACTACATGCGCTTTATCCCCGGCGCGAACGAAGACGGCGTGGTGCGCTTTCTGCTCACCGCCGCCGCCATCGGCATTTTGTACAAGGAAAACGCGTCGATCTCCGGGGCCGAAGTCGGCTGCCAGGGCGAGGTCGGCGTGGCCTGTTCGATGGCTGCCGGTGCGCTGTGCGAGGTGCTCGGCGGTACGGTTTCGCAAGTGGAAAACGCTGCCGAAATCGGCATGGAACACAACCTCGGCCTCACCTGCGATCCGATTGGCGGGCTGGTGCAGGTGCCCTGCATCGAGCGCAACGCCATGGGCTCGGTCAAGGCGATCAATGCGGTGCGCATGGCCTTGCGCGGCGACGGGCAGCACTTTGTGTCCCTCGACAAGGTAATCCGTACCATGCGCCAGACCGGCGCCGATATGAAAAGCAAATACAAGGAAACCGCCCGTGGCGGTTTAGCAGTCAACATTATCGAGTGCTGACGCCCACCAGCGCGTCCGCACGTTTTTCAGGAGCTGAACATGTCCACCGAAACCCTGTTGAAAACCCCGCTGCACGCCCTGCACATCGAGCTCGGCGCGCGCATGGTGCCCTTCGCCGGCTACGACATGCCGGTGCAATACCCGCTGGGCGTGATGAAAGAGCACCTGCACACCCGTGACCAGGCCGGGCTGTTCGACGTGTCCCACATGGGCCAGATCCGCCTCACCGGCGCCAATGCCGCCAAGGCCCTGGAAACCCTGGTGCCGGTCGACATCATCGACCTGCCGGTGGGCATGCAGCGCTACGCCATGTTCACCAATGACCAGGGCGGTATCCTCGACGATCTGATGGTGGCCAACCTGGGTAACGACGAGCTGTTCCTGGTGGTCAACGCCGCCTGCAAGGACCAGGACCTGGCGCACCTGCGCGCCCACATCGGCGACCAGTGCAGCATCGAGCCGCTGTTCGAAGAGCGCGCCTTGCTCGCCCTGCAAGGCCCGGCGGCAGTGAAAGTGCTGGCGCGCCTGGCGCCGGAAGTGACCAAAATGACTTTTATGCAATTCGCCTCCCTGCGCCTGCTGGGGGTGGACTGCTATGTCAGCCGTTCGGGCTACACCGGTGAAGACGGCTTTGAAATCTCCGTACCCGCAGCCAGCGCCGAAAGCCTCGCGCGCAGCCTGCTGGCCGAAACCGAAGTGCAGGCCATCGGCCTGGGCGCCCGCGACTCGCTGCGCCTGGAAGCCGGCCTGTGCCTGTACGGCCACGACATGAACACCGAGACCACGCCGATTGAAGCCAGCCTGCTGTGGGCGATCTCCAAGGCCCGGCGTGCCGACGGCGCGCGTGCCGGTGGCTTCCCGGGTGCCGACCGCATCTTCACCCAGCAGCAAACCGGTGTGGGCCGCAAGCGCGTGGGCCTGTTGCCCCAGGAACGCACGCCGGTACGTGAAGGCGCCGAGATTGTCGACGAACATGGCAGCGTGATCGGCAGCGTGTGCAGCGGAGGCTTTGGCCCAACCTTGGGCGGCCCGCTGGCCATGGGTTACCTGGACAGCGCGTTCACCGCCCTGGACACTGAAGTCTGCGCGTTGGTGCGTGGGAAAAAAGTGCCACTTCGTGTAAGCAAAATGCCATTTGTTCCACAGCGTTACTATCGTGGCTGATTGACTGTTTCTATAAGTAACGCGGTTGCGTTAACGTGCACTAATCTGTAACGCAACCGCCATAAAACAGTGCATTGACGATAGTCATTGTTTAAACGTTTAACCTATAACAAGTGACCCATTCTATCGAATAAGCCCGCCCCACATTGTTGAGCAAAGTGTCATAAAGCCGAGCAAACGCGGGGCTTTTCTCGGGGCTTGTTTTTTCTCCATTAGTTGGCGTAGAGTTTGCCCACTGTGTTTGCATGGGTCGCTTGGAACCTGGACCTGGGCAGTAGCTGAAGTAGTTGTGCTACAACCCGTTCGACGTCTCTTACTTTCCTGCAACCCAGCCCAGTACTCTTTCATTTGAAAGGGGCTGTCATTAATTTTTAGCGTCAAGGAAATAAGAAAATGGCTGATCGTCAGAGCGGTACCGTCAAGTGGTTCAACGACGAAAAAGGGTTTGGTTTTATCACTCCAGAAAGCGGTCCGGATCTGTTCGTGCATTTCCGCGCTATTCAGGGCAACGGCTTCAAGAGCCTGAAAGAAGGCCAGAAAGTGACCTTCGTTGCCGTGCAAGGCCAGAAAGGCATGCAGGCTGACGAAGTACAAGCAGAAGGCTGATTTTCCTGCGACAAAAAGCCCCTGATATGACATCAGGGGCTTTTTTATGGGCGTTTGTCCGTAAAATGGCTTTTTTCCCTCCAGAGAACCTGCCATGTCCAAACCCCTGCTGAGCCCTCAAGGCGAGTTTCCCGCCGTTGGCCTGGGCCGTCGCCTGGCAGCGATGTTCTATGACTTCCTGCTGTGCACCGCGCTGCTGATCGTCACTGCGTTTATCTACAAACTGGTGTGGATCGCGTGCGTGGGCGAGGCCAAGATGCGCACCCTCACCGAATCCGGCGCACTCGACGGCGACCCGCTGCTGTCGACGATCCTGTTATTTGTGCTGTTTGGGTTTTTCGCCAAGTTCTGGACCCATTCCGGGCAGACCCTGGGTATGCAGGTGTGGGGCGTGCGCGTGCAGAACGCCGATGGGTCGCGCATCAGCCTGTGGCAGGCGCTGCTGCGCTTTGTGGTGTCGATTGCGTCGTGGTTGTGCGTGGGGCTGGGGTTTATCTGGTCGTTGTTTGATAAACAGAAACGCAGCTGGCATGACATCTATTCGGACAGCCAACTGGTGCGGATTCCGAAGCAGAAGAAGTAACCCCAGAACACTTGAAATCCAAATGTGGGAGGGGGCTTGCCCCCGATAGCGGTGAGCCAGCTAAAAATAAGCTGGCTGACACACTGCCATCGGGGGCAAGCCCCCTCCCACATTTTTAACCGTGTTCGCCTCAGGTCAGGCGTTGCCGGCCAACTTGAGGCGCGCAGCCTGGGTGAAATCCAGCATGCGCTTGAGCGGCCGCACGGCGTGGGGGATCACCGAAGGTTCGACGAAGATCTCGTTGCTGCCCTCACGCAGGCACTGCAGCGTGCGCTCCAGCGTATTCATCGCCATCCACGGGCAGTGCGCGCAACTGCGGCATGCCGCGCCGTTACCGGCGGTAGGCGCCTCGACGAAGACCTTGTCCGGGCACAGCTGCTGCATCTTGTAGAAGATGCCGCGGTCAGTGGCCACGATAAAGGTCTTGTTCGGCAAGCGCTGCGCCGCGGCGATCAGTTGGCTGGTAGAACCCACGGCGTCCGCCAGCTCGATCACGGCGGTCGGCGATTCCGGGTGCACCAGGATCGCGGCATCCGGGTACAGCGCCTTCATGTCTTCAAGCTGCTTGGACTTGAACTCTTCGTGGACGATGCAGGCACCGTCCCACAACAGCATGTCGGCACCGGTCTGGCGCTGGATGTAAGTGCCCAGGTGTTTGTCGGGGCCCCAGATAATCGTCTCGCCGTTATCCATCAGGCTTTCGACAATCTCCAACGCGCAGCTGGAAGTCACCACCCAATCAGCCCGGGCCTTGACCGCCGCCGAAGTGTTGGCATAAACCACCACGGTGCGCTCGGGATGCTGGTCACAGAACGCCGAAAACTCCTCCACCGGACAGCCAAGGTCCAGGGAGCACGTGGCTTCCAGGGTCGGCATCAGGATGCGTTTTTCGGGCGTGAGAATCTTCGCCGTCTCGCCCATGAAACGTACACCGGCCACCAGTACGGTCTTGGCCGGATGGGCTGCGCCGAAACGAGCCATTTCCAGGGAGTCGGAGACACAGCCACCGGTTTCTTCGGCCAGGGCCTGAATCACCGGGTCGCAGTAGAAGTGGGCAACCAGCACCGCATCCTGGGCTTTGAGCTCGGCAGCGATGGCGGCACGCAGGCTCGCCTCTTCTTCGGCGCTGAGGGCCTTGGGCTGCTTGGCGTCGAGGTGGGCTTGAACCAATAGGCGTTCGGAAATTTGCGTCATGTTCGCAAGACCTGCAGGCGCAGTTGCGCGAAAGTCGAGTGTACCACCGGCTCTGGAGCCCTTCGGGCGCCGCCGGACGAAGTGATTGTGTTCATCAAGCACGGTGAAGCTGCGCAAGGCTACAGAATATCGAATGGATTCAAAAGCCAAATCTGGCCGCTGGATAATCGGGCAAAAAAACGGGAAACCCCAGCCCAGGGGTTTCCCGTTTTTAGCACGCTGTCAGCGTGACAGCGCGGAAGGGTCTTCCTGCAGCATCACCGACGCCTGCAGGTTTTCCAGGGCCTCCTTCAACGTCGACTCTTGCAGGGCATCCTTGGACTTCTTGCTCTCCTTGGCCGCGTACTCCAGCAGTACCAGGTAATCACGCTTGGCCGAGGCTTCCTTGGGCACGAAGGTCTCGTCCACCAGTTTGCCCATCACGTACTTCTGCGTACGGGTGTTCTGGCTGGCTTCCTGGGAGACCGCAGCGTTGGTCAGCAGGCCATCTTTGTACGCCAGGTTGGCCGAGCTGCTGGCCTTGTCCTCAACTTGCACGTAGAGGTAGTTCTGCGATTCCACGTCGCGCCCCAAGGCCGGATTTTTCCCGCCGTTGAGGCTCTTGTGGAAACTGGCCGACAGGCTCGATTGCTGCTCTTGGGTCACACTGCGATCCAACGCGCTGTTGCCACCGACGCGGGTCTTTTGCGACACGTTGTAGGCAAAGCCGTCGACTTCAGACGGACGCATCGGGTTGGACGACTCACTCGCCTGTTTGATCGACGCCTTGAAGTCCGCCAGGCCGGTCAACAGGCCCTGGTCCGTGGGGTTGCGGGTCAACGCCTCAGGCACGCCAGCGCCTTGTGGGTAGTTGCTGTTCATGGCGCTGAAGGCGTCCTTGAACATAGCCATCAGGTCAGCCTTGGCGTTGCCACGCTCCTGCACCCGATCAAATTGGGCCAAGTAGGTTTTCAGCGCCTTGGCCTGTTGCTGGGCGTTACCCAGTATCGCGGCGTTTTTCAGGTCGACAGCCAGGTTCAGCTCACCGCTGGGGCCACTCATGCGGGTGGTACGGCTCTGGCTGTCGGCATGGTAGGCCAGTGTCAGGTCGGGCCCCTGCAGGGTCTTGAGCTTGGCGTTGAGGTCAACCGAGGCCAACACCTTGCTATCGAACCGGGTCAGGTTGCCCAGGTCGAGCTTCGGCGGTACTGCCGTCAGCCCATCCACCGCCGCCTGGAAGGCACTGCCCAACTGCCCGACGGCCTTGAGTTCGTCGTCGGTCAGCGCGCCGCCGTCCACCGTGGCCTGCACGCCCAGGCCATCGCTCTGGCTGGACAGGCTGAACGTCACGGTCTTGCCGCTGGCGGTCTTGATACTCAGGCTGACCAGATTATCGGCCTTGCTGTGCAACAGGCTTTGATCGGTCTTGATCTCACCGGCGTTTTCCGCGCGGTCGGCGCTCGCGTAGAGCACGGACTGGGAAATGTTCGTACCGCCCTTGGCGAATTGTTCTACCAAGCTGGCGCCCAGGCCATTGAGGCGGTTGGCCGTGGACTGCGAATTGAAGTTGGTGTTGATCGCCCGGCTGAGGGCGTTTTGGCTATCACTTTCCCAGGCACGCACGATGTCCTGGCCGGGTAACTGCCCACGGCGGGAATAGGTATCGGCAAGGGTATCGGAGACCACATTACCCAAACTGACCACCGAAGAGGGCCGGGCAACGCTGACATCGGTGTTCTGCACCGGGGTAACGGGCGACGTTTCAGCAGGCCGGATGCCAAGTGTATTGGCAGTGCTGATAGGCGAAAGCGTGGTCATGACAATCCCTGTCTTCAAATGAACAACGCCTAATTTAGCCAAGGCACATTTGGATTGACAGGAAAAAGTAGCAAAGAGCCATGGCGTTAATCTGACTCTTTGCCATTCAGCGAAAGTTAAAAGCGGTAAGTCACTCAACCGCCAAACCCGTTGACGCTGTTTTCATACTTGGCGTCGTAGGTCAGGTTGTCCACCGGGTGGGGAAGCAAAAAAGCCCCGGGCTCTTTAGGAGCCTGGGGCCTTTCACGTTTTCAATGGACAAAAAAAAACCCGGAAATCCTCACTTGCGTGGGCCTTCCGGATTTTCTAAACCGCCAAAAATGGTGGGTCGTGTGGGATTCGAACCTACGACCAATTGGTTAAAAGCCAACTGCTCTACCAACTGAGCTAACGACCCGCTGTGTGGTGGCGCGTATAATACTGATTTCTAAGGATTATTCAACACCTTATTTGAAATAAATCAGAAATAACGCGTTGGGTCAGTAATTCCGGCCGCTTGGAAGCCTTCTGCACGCAGTCTGCAGCTGTCGCATTTCCCGCAAGCACGGCCGTCATCGTCTGCCTGATAGCAGGAAACAGTCAGCGAATAATCCACGCCAAGTCCTACGCCAGCCTTCACGATATCGGCTTTGCTGAGGTTCTGCAGCGGTGCCAGGATGCGGAAGCCCTGCCCTTCTACACCGGCCTTGGTGGCCAGGTTGGCCATGCGTTCGAACGACTCGACGAACTCTGGCCGGCAGTCCGGGTAGCCGGAATAGTCCACCGCGTTGACGCCGATAAATATATCGCGGGCATTCAGCACTTCTGCCCAACCCAAGGCCAGCGACAGAAACACCGTGTTGCGCGCCGGTACGTAAGTGACCGGGATGCCTTCGCTCGGTGCCTCGGGCACATCAATGCTGCTGTCGGTCAGGGCCGAGCCGCCGATGCCGTTGAGATTCAGGCCGATCACCTTGTGCTCGGCGACGCCCATGTCGCGCGCGACGCGGGCAGCGGCGTTCAGCTCGGCGCGATGGCGCTGGCCGTAGTCGAAACTCATGGTGTAGCAGGTGTAGCCCTCAGCCTGCGCCATCGCCACCACGGTGGCGGAGTCGAGGCCACCGGACAGCAGGATTACCGCGCGTTTCTGGTCAATCGTTGGTTCAGTCATTTCAGCGTCCTGGCTCGTCGTTCCAAAGGTATTTATGCAGCTGCAACTGCAGGCGCACTGGCAGGTTATCAGCCACCACCCAGTCGGCCAGGTCGCGTGCGTTCAAGTCGTGATGGCTTGGGGAGTACAGCACCTCGCCCGCGCGACGGTCCAGGCCATATTGGATCAGCTTGGAATTGGCCCAGTCGTAGTCGTCACGGGAACAGATGACGAACTTGACCTGGTCGTTGGCCGTCAGCAGGTCCATGTTTTCGTAGCGGTTGCGATGCGCTTCCTTGGAGCCCGGGGTCTTGAGGTCGACCACTCGGCTCACACGCGGGTCTACCGCGGAGATATCCAGGGCGCCGCTGGTTTCCAGGGACACCTCGTAACCGGCATCGCACAGCTGCTTGAGCAAGGGGATGGCATTGGGTTGCGCCAGGGGCTCGCCGCCCGTCACACAGACATAGCGCGGCCGAAAACCGGCAACCTGTTCAAGAATGTCTTCGAGGGTGCGCACCGTGCCGCCACTGAAGGCGTAGGCGCTGTCACAGTATTGGCAACGCAAAGGGCAGCCGGTCAGGCGCACAAAGACTGTGGGCAGGCCAGCGGTTCGCGTTTCACCCTGTAACGAGTAAAAAACTTCGGTGATGCGTAATGTGTCTTGCATAGTCGCCACGGGCGTAACAGCTAAACAGGCTGTCCGCCTCCGTCAGGCACTTCAAGCAACCCCGCCAACGCGTAGGCCCCAAGAAGCGTGTTTCATAAAAGGGCGTGGATTCTAACGAAAAAACCCGCGCCAGGCGCGGGTTTCTTCTAAACGGGCTGCATCGCTTACAAGCGCTGCAGATCCCGTTGAGCCAACTGGGCTGCGGAAGTCCCCGGATATTGGGCCACAACCTGCTGCAGAATGCCTTTTACCTTGTCGGTATGACCCAGGCGGCGTTCTACGTCAGCAAGTTTGTACAGCGAGTCCGGCACCTTGGCGTGCTTGGGGTACAGCTGGCTGACCTTGGCAAATGCCTGGCCGGCCCCCTGCAAGTCACCCTTGGCCAGGTTGACCTCACCCAACCAGTATTGGGCATTGCCCGCGTACTGGCTGTTCGGGTATTTGCGCAGGAATGCGGTAAAAGCCTGGCTGGCTTTATCGAAATCCTTGGCTTTGATCAGGTCGAAGGCTGCATCGTAATACAGCTTCTCCTTGGCCGGATCGCCCGGTTCGCTGCTGGCGGCAGGGGCCGCTGCGGCCCCTGCTGCTGCACCACCGGCGGCTGCGCTAGGCGCACCACCGGCAGAAGAATTATCAGGAGTAGCGGCAGGTGGAACACCGGCTCCTATACGTCGATCAAGATCCTGGTATCGCTCCAGGCCTTCTTGCTTCAGCTGGTTCACTTGATTCTGCAGAACTTCAATGGTGCCTTGTTGCTGCGACAATTGATCCTGCATGCGTTGCAGCTGGTTG
It contains:
- a CDS encoding L-serine ammonia-lyase; protein product: MSLSVFDLFKIGIGPSSSHTVGPMRAAARFVEGLKRDNLLGATTGIKVELYGSLGATGKGHGSDKAVLLGLEGEHPDTVNTETVATRLAQMRKDGRLNLLGEHSIAFNEKEHLAMIRKPLAYHPNGMIFRAFDAANIQIRSREYYSVGGGFVVDEDAAGADRIVEDATPLTFPFKHAKDLLGHCTTYGLSISQVMLTNESAWRPEAETRAGLLKIWQVMQDCVDAGCRNEGILPGGLKVKRRAAALHRQLCKHPESALRDPLSVLDWVNLYALAVNEENANGGRVVTAPTNGAAGIVPAVLHYYMRFIPGANEDGVVRFLLTAAAIGILYKENASISGAEVGCQGEVGVACSMAAGALCEVLGGTVSQVENAAEIGMEHNLGLTCDPIGGLVQVPCIERNAMGSVKAINAVRMALRGDGQHFVSLDKVIRTMRQTGADMKSKYKETARGGLAVNIIEC
- the gcvT gene encoding glycine cleavage system aminomethyltransferase GcvT: MSTETLLKTPLHALHIELGARMVPFAGYDMPVQYPLGVMKEHLHTRDQAGLFDVSHMGQIRLTGANAAKALETLVPVDIIDLPVGMQRYAMFTNDQGGILDDLMVANLGNDELFLVVNAACKDQDLAHLRAHIGDQCSIEPLFEERALLALQGPAAVKVLARLAPEVTKMTFMQFASLRLLGVDCYVSRSGYTGEDGFEISVPAASAESLARSLLAETEVQAIGLGARDSLRLEAGLCLYGHDMNTETTPIEASLLWAISKARRADGARAGGFPGADRIFTQQQTGVGRKRVGLLPQERTPVREGAEIVDEHGSVIGSVCSGGFGPTLGGPLAMGYLDSAFTALDTEVCALVRGKKVPLRVSKMPFVPQRYYRG
- a CDS encoding cold-shock protein gives rise to the protein MADRQSGTVKWFNDEKGFGFITPESGPDLFVHFRAIQGNGFKSLKEGQKVTFVAVQGQKGMQADEVQAEG
- a CDS encoding RDD family protein; the protein is MSKPLLSPQGEFPAVGLGRRLAAMFYDFLLCTALLIVTAFIYKLVWIACVGEAKMRTLTESGALDGDPLLSTILLFVLFGFFAKFWTHSGQTLGMQVWGVRVQNADGSRISLWQALLRFVVSIASWLCVGLGFIWSLFDKQKRSWHDIYSDSQLVRIPKQKK
- the nadA gene encoding quinolinate synthase NadA, translated to MTQISERLLVQAHLDAKQPKALSAEEEASLRAAIAAELKAQDAVLVAHFYCDPVIQALAEETGGCVSDSLEMARFGAAHPAKTVLVAGVRFMGETAKILTPEKRILMPTLEATCSLDLGCPVEEFSAFCDQHPERTVVVYANTSAAVKARADWVVTSSCALEIVESLMDNGETIIWGPDKHLGTYIQRQTGADMLLWDGACIVHEEFKSKQLEDMKALYPDAAILVHPESPTAVIELADAVGSTSQLIAAAQRLPNKTFIVATDRGIFYKMQQLCPDKVFVEAPTAGNGAACRSCAHCPWMAMNTLERTLQCLREGSNEIFVEPSVIPHAVRPLKRMLDFTQAARLKLAGNA
- a CDS encoding lactate dehydrogenase encodes the protein MTTLSPISTANTLGIRPAETSPVTPVQNTDVSVARPSSVVSLGNVVSDTLADTYSRRGQLPGQDIVRAWESDSQNALSRAINTNFNSQSTANRLNGLGASLVEQFAKGGTNISQSVLYASADRAENAGEIKTDQSLLHSKADNLVSLSIKTASGKTVTFSLSSQSDGLGVQATVDGGALTDDELKAVGQLGSAFQAAVDGLTAVPPKLDLGNLTRFDSKVLASVDLNAKLKTLQGPDLTLAYHADSQSRTTRMSGPSGELNLAVDLKNAAILGNAQQQAKALKTYLAQFDRVQERGNAKADLMAMFKDAFSAMNSNYPQGAGVPEALTRNPTDQGLLTGLADFKASIKQASESSNPMRPSEVDGFAYNVSQKTRVGGNSALDRSVTQEQQSSLSASFHKSLNGGKNPALGRDVESQNYLYVQVEDKASSSANLAYKDGLLTNAAVSQEASQNTRTQKYVMGKLVDETFVPKEASAKRDYLVLLEYAAKESKKSKDALQESTLKEALENLQASVMLQEDPSALSR
- the queC gene encoding 7-cyano-7-deazaguanine synthase QueC, with protein sequence MDQKRAVILLSGGLDSATVVAMAQAEGYTCYTMSFDYGQRHRAELNAAARVARDMGVAEHKVIGLNLNGIGGSALTDSSIDVPEAPSEGIPVTYVPARNTVFLSLALGWAEVLNARDIFIGVNAVDYSGYPDCRPEFVESFERMANLATKAGVEGQGFRILAPLQNLSKADIVKAGVGLGVDYSLTVSCYQADDDGRACGKCDSCRLRAEGFQAAGITDPTRYF
- the queE gene encoding 7-carboxy-7-deazaguanine synthase QueE, coding for MQDTLRITEVFYSLQGETRTAGLPTVFVRLTGCPLRCQYCDSAYAFSGGTVRTLEDILEQVAGFRPRYVCVTGGEPLAQPNAIPLLKQLCDAGYEVSLETSGALDISAVDPRVSRVVDLKTPGSKEAHRNRYENMDLLTANDQVKFVICSRDDYDWANSKLIQYGLDRRAGEVLYSPSHHDLNARDLADWVVADNLPVRLQLQLHKYLWNDEPGR
- the ybgF gene encoding tol-pal system protein YbgF, yielding MRTCRRALTVLALSFAPLAVWAAVPVEDSNSGYNNSGSSYPPAGYGTNGAYAGGAATAAPSAQGELFNQLQRMQDQLSQQQGTIEVLQNQVNQLKQEGLERYQDLDRRIGAGVPPAATPDNSSAGGAPSAAAGGAAAGAAAAPAASSEPGDPAKEKLYYDAAFDLIKAKDFDKASQAFTAFLRKYPNSQYAGNAQYWLGEVNLAKGDLQGAGQAFAKVSQLYPKHAKVPDSLYKLADVERRLGHTDKVKGILQQVVAQYPGTSAAQLAQRDLQRL